One window from the genome of Populus alba chromosome 15, ASM523922v2, whole genome shotgun sequence encodes:
- the LOC118057643 gene encoding uncharacterized protein, which produces MVKVAGFFAMSVGAFIFWQTMDKIHVWNALRQDEKQERFEKEMEIKRVREELLRQAKDKDALA; this is translated from the exons ATGGTGAAAGTGGCCGGCTTTTTCGCCATGTCAGTGGGTGCCTTTATATTTTGGCAAACTATGGACAAAATCCATGTCTGGAATGCTCTTCGCCAGGATGAAAAG CAAGAAAGATTTGAAAAGGAGATGGAGATCAAGAGGGTCAGAGAAGAGCTATTGCGACAAGCTAAAGATAAGGATGCTCTCGCATGA
- the LOC118057642 gene encoding vignain produces MEMKKFLLVALSLVLVLGITESLDFHQKDLESEESLWDLYERWRSHHTVSTSLDEKHKRFNVFKENVMHVHKTNNMGKPYKLKLNKFADMTNHEFRSVYAGSKVKHHRMFRGTPRGNGSFMYGKVDKVPTSVDWRKKGAVTAVKDQGQCGSCWAFSTIVAVEGINYIKTNKLVSLSEQELVDCDTTENQGCNGGLMEYAFEFIKKKGGITTESTYPYKAEDGHCDDAKENNPAVSIDGYEKVPENDEDALLKAAANQPVSVAIDAGGSDFQFYSEGVFTGECRTELDHGVAVVGYGTTLDGTKYWIVRNSWGPEWGEKGYIRMQRGISHKEGLCGIAMEASYPIKNSSTNPSGTKSSPKDEL; encoded by the exons ATGGAAATGAAGAAATTCTTACTTGTTGCTCTTTCTTTAGTCTTGGTTTTAGGAATCACTGAAAGTTTGGATTTTCATCAAAAAGATTTGGAATCTGAGGAAAGTTTGTGGGATTTGTATGAGAGATGGAGGAGCCATCATACCGTTTCAACAAGTCTTGATGAGAAACACAAACGTTTCAATGTGTTCAAGGAAAATGTTATGCATGTTCACAAAACTAACAACATGGGTAAGCCCTATAAGTTGAAATTGAACAAGTTTGCAGACATGACTAACCATGAATTCAGGTCTGTATATGCTGGATCAAAGGTTAAACATCATAGGATGTTTCGTGGGACACCACGAGGAAATGGGAGCTTCATGTATGGGAAGGTAGACAAAGTCCCAACATCTGTTGACTGGAGGAAGAAGGGTGCTGTGACTGCTGTTAAGGACCAAGGTCAATGTG GAAGTTGCTGGGCGTTTTCAACCATAGTTGCAGTTGAgggtattaattatattaagacAAATAAGCTAGTATCTTTGTCTGAGCAAGAGTTGGTGGATTGTGACACTACAGAAAATCAAGGATGTAATGGAGGGCTAATGGAATATGCTTTTGAGTTCATTAAGAAAAAGGGAGGCATAACAACAGAGTCTACTTATCCTTATAAAGCTGAAGATGGACATTGTGATGATGCAAAG GAAAACAACCCTGCAGTGTCTATTGATGGGTATGAGAAAGTtcctgaaaatgatgaggatgcATTACTGAAAGCTGCTGCAAACCAACCAGTATCTGTAGCCATAGATGCTGGGGGTTCAGATTTCCAGTTCTACTCCGAG GGTGTCTTTACTGGAGAGTGCAGAACCGAGCTGGATCATGGAGTGGCAGTTGTGGGCTATGGAACAACTCTTGATGGAACGAAGTACTGGATTGTTAGAAATTCCTGGGGACCTGAATGGGGAGAGAAAGGTTACATCAGGATGCAGCGAGGCATCTCTCACAAGGAAGGACTCTGTGGTATTGCTATGGAGGCTTCATATCCTATCAAAAACTCCTCAACTAATCCTTCAGGAACCAAATCTTCCCCCAAGGATGAACTCTAA
- the LOC118057640 gene encoding vignain, with amino-acid sequence MKKLLFVALYLALVLGFTESFDFHEKDLESEESLWDLYEKWRSHHTVSTSLDEKRKRFNVFRANVLHVHNTNKMDRPYKLKLNKFADMTNHEFRTAYASSKVKHHTMFRGAPLGNGSFMYGNIDKVPASIDWRKKGAVTPVKDQGKCGSCWAFSTIVAVEGINFIKTNKLISLSEQELVDCNTEENHGCNGGLMDYAFEFITKQKGITTEANYPYRSQDGHCDAKKANQPAVSIDGYEDVPHDNENALLKAVANQPVSVAIDAGGSDFQFYSEGVFTGECGKELDHGVAIVGYGTTVDVTKYWIVRNSWGSEWGEKGYIRMQRSISDRRGLCGIAMEASYPIKKSSTNPIGPTDSPKDEL; translated from the exons atgaagaaactCTTATTTGTCGCTCTTTATTTAGCTTTGGTTTTAGGATTCACCGAGAGTTTTGATTTCCATGAAAAGGATTTAGAATCCGAGGAAAGTTTGTGGGATTTGTATGAGAAGTGGCGGAGCCACCACACTGTTTCTACGAGTCTTGACGAGAAACGCAAGCGTTTCAATGTGTTCAGGGCTAATGTCTTGCATGTTCATAATACTAACAAGATGGATAGGCCTTAtaagttaaagttgaataagtTTGCAGACATGACTAACCATGAATTCAGGACCGCTTATGCTAGCTCTAAAGTTAAGCATCATACTATGTTTCGGGGAGCACCGCTGGGAAATGGAAGCTTCATGTATGGGAACATAGACAAAGTACCAGCCTCTATTGATTGGAGGAAGAAAGGCGCCGTCACTCCTGTTAAGGACCAGGGCAAATGCG GAAGTTGCTGGGCATTTTCGACAATTGTAGCCGTTGAAGGTATTAACTTTATTAAGACAAATAAGTTGATATCTTTGTCCGAGCAGGAGTTGGTGGACTGTAACACCGAGGAAAACCATGGATGTAATGGAGGGCTAATGGATTATGCTTTTGAGTTCATTACGAAACAGAAAGGCATAACAACAGAAGCTAATTATCCTTACCGTTCTCAAGATGGACACTGTGATGCTAAAAAG GCAAACCAGCCAGCAGTGTCTATTGATGGATATGAGGATGTGCCTCATGATAATGAGAATGCATTACTAAAAGCTGTTGCAAACCAACCCGTATCTGTAGCCATAGACGCTGGAGGTTCAGATTTCCAGTTCTACTCAGAG GGTGTATTTACTGGAGAGTGTGGAAAAGAGCTGGATCATGGAGTTGCAATTGTAGGCTATGGAACAACAGTTGATGTCACTAAGTACTGGATTGTGAGGAATTCCTGGGGATCTGAATGGGGAGAGAAAGGCTACATCAGGATGCAGCGTAGCATCTCTGACAGAAGGGGACTCTGTGGTATCGCAATGGAGGCTTCTTATCCCATCAAGAAATCCTCAACTAATCCTATAGGACCCACAGATTCTCCCAAGGACGAACTCTAA
- the LOC118057641 gene encoding peptide methionine sulfoxide reductase produces the protein MATSTTNPALDPDLDQPDNPNHEFAQFGAGCFWGVELSFQRLPGVVKTEVGYSQGHVPDPTYKLVCTNTTNHVEVVRVQFDPEVCPYTNLLSLFWSRHDPTTLNRQGGDVGTQYRSGIYYYNEAQAKLAQESKEAKQLELMDNKVVTEILPAKRFYRAEEYHQQYLEKGGGQGVKQSAEKGCNDPIRCYG, from the exons ATGGCAACCAGCACCACCAATCCTGCTCTGGATCCGGATCTAGACCAGCCAGACAACCCGAATCACGAGTTCGCTCAATTCGGAGCTGGATGTTTCTGGGGGGTTGAGCTTTCCTTTCAGAGACTACCTGGTGTGGTCAAAACTGAAGTGGGCTACTCTCAGGGTCACGTCCCAGATCCAACTTACAAGCTGGTATGCACCAACACCACCAACCACGTTGAAGTTGTTCGTGTCCAATTTGACCCGGAAGTTTGCCCATATACCAACCTCCTCTCTCTTTTCTGGTCTCGACATGATCCTACCACCCTCAATCGCCAG GGTGGCGATGTTGGTACACAGTATAGATCAGGGATTTACTACTACAATGAGGCCCAAGCTAAGTTAGCCCAGGAATCAAAGGAAGCTAAGCAGTTGGAATTGATGGATAACAAGGTTGTGACAGAAATTCTGCCAGCAAAGAGATTTTACAGAGCTGAAGAGTACCATCAGCAGTATCTGGAGAAAGGTGGAGGTCAGGGTGTTAAACAGTCTGCTGAAAAAGGTTGCAATGACCCTATTAGATGCTATGGTTAA
- the LOC118057639 gene encoding BTB/POZ and TAZ domain-containing protein 1 encodes MEEFHNTAFPTISGDLMSDHFQFSDQDSLPKPDVEILTSSGLRIPAHTGILALASPVLENVIERPPKHRSSEKTIPILGVPCEAVSAFIQFLYSSRCSEEELEKYGIHLLALSHVYLVPQLKHRCSKAVGQRLTIDNVVDVLQLARLCDSPDLYLKCMRMLSSNFKAVEKTEGWKFMHENDPFLELEILQFIDEDESRKKRTRRHREEQRLYMELSEAMECLEHICTEGCTTVGPCDLEPSKKRDPCDKFSICEGLQLLIKHFAICKNRVNGKCTRCKRMWQLLRLHSSICDQTDSCRVPLCRQFKLKMQLEKKGVETLWRLLVKKVASARAMSSLSLPKRKREEPRETMHDHGIRNFRL; translated from the exons ATGGAGGAATTTCACAACACCGCCTTCCCCACCATCTCCGGCGACCTCATGAGCGATCATTTCCAGTTCTCCGATCAAGATTCATTGCCAAAACCCGACGTCGAAATCCTCACTTCCAGTGGCCTCCGCATCCCGGCTCACACTGGCATTCTG GCCTTGGCGTCACCGGTGCTGGAGAATGTCATAGAACGGCCTCCTAAACACCGTAGCTCCGAGAAAACCATTCCTATCCTCGGCGTTCCATGCGAAGCTGTTTCTGCTTTCATTCAATTCCTTTACTCCTCAAG GTGCAGCGAGGAGGAGTTGGAGAAGTACGGGATCCATCTTCTGGCATTGTCACACGTTTACTTGGTCCCACAATTGAAGCACAGATGTTCAAAAGCTGTTGGGCAACGGTTGACCATTGATAATGTGGTGGATGTGCTTCAATTGGCTCGGCTCTGTGATTCACCGGATCTTTATCTCAAGTGCATGAGGATGTTGTCTAGTAATTTCAAGGCTGTGGAGAAAACAGAAGGGTGGAAGTTCATGCACGAGAATGACCCTTTTCTTGAGCTTGAGATTCTCCAATTCATTGATGAAGATGAATCT AGGAAGAAGAGAACAAGGAGGCATAGAGAGGAGCAGAGATTGTACATGGAGCTAAGTGAAGCAATGGAGTGCTTAGAGCACATATGCACAGAAGGGTGCACAACTGTTGGTCCATGTGACTTGGAACCTAGCAAGAAACGGGATCCGTGTGACAAGTTCTCCATATGTGAAGGTCTCCAGCTTTTGATCAAGCACTTTGCCATTTGTAAGAATCGGGTTAATGGAAAATGCACAAGGTGTAAACGGATGTGGCAGCTCTTAAGACTTCACTCATCAATCTGTGACCAAACTGATTCTTGCAGGGTTCCACTTTGCAG gcaatttaaattgaaaatgcaacTAGAGAAAAAAGGAGTTGAAACGCTGTGGAGATTACTGGTGAAGAAGGTTGCGTCTGCCAGGGCCatgtcttctctctctctccccaagaggaaaagagaagaaccAAGGGAGACCATGCATGATCATGGTATTAGGAACTTCAGACTATAA
- the LOC140954594 gene encoding uncharacterized protein yields MAESMSGSRVVSGENRKTISPYDITSLDNPGFTITQVQLKGNNYEEWARSFRTALRARKKFGFIDGSIARPSEESEDWEDWWTINSLLVSWIRNTIESTLRSTISHVEIARDLWLDIKDRFSITNGPRIQQLRSQLADCKQRGMTIMDYYGKLKQLWDELGNFEQLPVCKCGKCTCNLSSELEKRREEEKVHLFLMGLDEQRFGTTRSNILAQDPLPGLHKVYSILTQEEQVKGMTRGREEQGEFVAFVARNRTDGRHQGSMTRTDGQEKGICSHCHKSGHGEDNCFALTGYPEWWGDRPRGDERREAGRGRGYSGGRGRGRGHRGTHRANAALTNIGSSSATIADAGGSSSLSFPGLSDEQWAKLKAILGEPKEITDKMTGPHLEDADWCG; encoded by the exons ATGGCAGAATCCATGTCCGGCAGCAGGGTTGTATCTGGCGAGAATCGAAAAACAATTTCGCCATACGATATTACATCTCTTGATAATCCTGGGTTTACGATTACTCAGGTCCAACTGAAGGGGAACAACTATGAAGAGTGGGCACGTTCGTTCCGAACAGCCCTGAGAGCCCGAAAGAAATTCGGGTTCATCGACGGGTCTATTGCACGACCCAGTGAAGAATCAGAAGATTGGGAAGACTGGTGGACCATCAATTCATTGTTGGTGTCCTGGATTCGAAACACTATCGAATCCACACTCAGATCAACCATATCTCATGTAGAGATTGCACGGGATTTGTGGTTGGACATCAAAGACCGATTCAGCATCACCAATGGACCTCGGATTCAACAATTAAGGTCCCAATTGGCCGATTGCAAACAGAGAGGAATGACTATCATGGATTACTATGGGAAATTGAAACAATTATGGGATGAGCTGGGCAATTTTGAGCAATTGCCGGTGTGCAAGTGTGGAAAGTGCACATGCAATCTGAGTTCAGAATTGGAAAAGAGACGAGAGGAAGAGAAGGTGCACCTGTTTCTCATGGGTCTTGATGAGCAGCGGTTCGGGACAACCCGATCTAACATCCTGGCACAAGACCCATTACCGGGGCTGCACAAGGTTTATTCCATCCTCACTCAAGAAGAACAGGTGAAGGGGATGACTCGAGGCAGAGAAGAACAAGGAGAATTTGTGGCTTTTGTTGCTCGCAACCGAACCGACGGACGACACCAGGGCTCCATGACTCGAACCGACGGGCAAGAGAAGGGGATCTGCTCGCACTGCCATAAATCAGGGCATGGAGAAGACAATTGCTTTGCCCTAACGGGATACCCTGAATGGTGGGGTGACAGACCCAGGGGAGACGAGAGAAGAGAGGCTGGCCGTGGCAGAGGGTACTCCGGTGGTCGGGGAAGAGGCCGGGGTCACAGAGGAACCCACCGTGCTAACGCTGCTCTCACCAACATCGGGTCCAGCTCTGCCACTATTGCAGACGCAGGAGGAAGCTCGTCGTTGTCGTTCCCAGGTTTGAGTGACGAACAGTGGGCAAAATTAAAGGCTATCTTGGGAGAGCCGAAGGAAATAACTGATAAAATGACCG GGCCACACCTCGAGGATGCTGATTGGTGCGGGTGA